CCAAAGGACTTTCAGAAGTTACTGTGCTGCACACCCTGGAGATGGTCGAATCGCATCCCACTGCGGTCCTGAGGCCCGATGAGGGGCCTCCCCGAAGTCGCTTGAAGATTGAAGAGGAACGGTTCAGGAAAGCCGGGGTTCCACGAGTCAACAGCCATTTTACCAAGGGCCATCCCATTTCGAGGATTCTGGAAGCCTTGAGGGAGGGAAATTTTTCCCTTGTCCTCATGGGCGCTCAGGGCAAGGGGCTGGTTTCGGAAATCTTCCTCGGAAGTGTGGCTTACAACATCGCAAGGCTGGCGCCCTGCCCGGTGCTTTTGATCCCCCGGGCGCAGGAAATGAAGAAGGATTCATGAGTATTATTGAGTTGCCCCTTACGAGGCGAATACGGTTTTCGTCCCATAAACCGTGCCTGATCTGTTTCATCCATTTCCGAGAGGGCTGGCCCCTGGCTTCCGCCAGGGTGACGGTGTGAGCGAATTTTGAGATAATTTCTTAATATTTTCATCTTGATGTGCTCTGGGGTAGCGGTAAAGAGACCTACAGGTCCTTGAGTGCCTACCGGCGTTTTTGATGTTCGTAAACCGTGCCGGCGAATTCTTCATAGACTTTTTCGCAGGCCTTGAGTTTTTCAATGGCTGTCTTGCGCAGAGGTGCTCCCATGAGGTCTCTTTTTTCGATCTTCTTGAACCATTGCTGCAGTTTTGTCAGCTCCTCCTCGTTCTCCTCCACCTCCGCAAAGATGAAATTCTTCCGCTCTGTTTCATGCTCTATTTCTTTGAAATAATCCTCACACTTGTCAATCAGCTCCAGATATTCTTCGTTTCGTGCATCCACGAAGGACCGCAAAATCTGCTCCTCCTGCTTTCCCTCGAGGACTTTTCCATCAATGAGGAGCCCCTGCCCTCCGAAGCCCTCCACTTCCACGGTGAGCTTCTTGAGTTCCTCCACCCTCTCTTTTGAAAATGGGAGAACCCAAAACGCCTGACAATTGACCGCTCCCAGCTTTCTGAGCTGGCGCCAGACGTGGACTCTTGGCTTGGATGGTCTGGTTGGCAGAGTGTAGGAAAAAAAAAGCCATTTTGGTTTCATGCTCGAATCACCGTTCCAAAAACCTTGTCAAGAATCTCATCCCATGGCAGGAAGACACCTTCCCATCTCAATATTGACAGGTGTACCCCATGATTTCAGCCATTTTCAGCGGCGATCTGCCACGGCCCCGCTTCGGACCTCAGCGAGTCTCTTCTATAAAGTACCGGAAAACTCACCATTTGGTTCCTGCCCTCTTGCAACTTTACACCAGAATTCTGTTTTTCCCAAACCATACCGTTTAAAAGGTTCTTTGCTTTCTCTTGATGAAGAAGAGAAGGGGCACGGAGACCAATTGGGTCAGAACCGAAAATGCGATGAGAGACGGAACCGAAAAATCGTAGAAAAAGCCCATCAGGGCACTCCCCACAAACCAGAACACGCCATAGCCGGTGTTGAAGAAACCGTAAGCGGTTCCGCGCTTATCGATCGAAACCATTCCTGCAATTGCCGCCCTCATGATGGATTCCTGCGCTCCCATGCCCACACCCCATAATACCATGCCGGCCAGGCTCACGGAAAAGCCTCCAAGAAAGACGAGCGGAGCGAAAAAAGATGAGATCAGGACGGAGATGATGAGAATGGACAATCCCTTGCGATCGAACATTCGGCCGAATATCAGCGCTGCAACGGCGTCCACCCCCATGGCGACAGCATAAAAGACTGGGACCCAGTCTGCTGAAACCGTGGACGTCTTTTGAAAATGGTAGGCAATCAAGGGAAAATCCGCATACCCGGCTGCATTGAGCGCCATCGCCGCTAGATAGAACCAATAGAGTCGGGGAAGCCCCTTGGTTTCGAATTCGGGAGCGGTCGACTCGAGATCTCGTGGCTGGGGATAGAGGACCCTCGCCGTCAAAAGCACCCCAAGGGTCAGGATCGCGGGAATGAGGAGGATGGCGAATCCCGTCTGGTAGGTCCCTTTGAAATAAAGCACCGCCGCAACGATCAAGGGACCAATCATGGCGCCGATCTGATCCATGGCTTCGTGCAATCCGAAGCCCCAGCCCCGCCCGACTTCCTGTGTGGCGTGGGAGAGCATGGCGTCACGCACGGGGTTTCGAATCCCCTTTCCGATTCGTTCGGCAACAATGAACAGTGCCGCAATCTCCCAGCGGCCCGCCAGTGCCAGGAGAGGCACCGCCAGCATGTTGATGACGTAGCCAAGGATGGTTATGGTCCAATACCCTCGTGTCCGGTCGCTGATATAACCAGCGGGAAGACGAAGGACGTAGCCGGCCAGCTCCCCGAATCCGGCAACGATCCCCACGATCGTGCCGGTTGCTCCGAGAAGAGCCATAAAAGGCCCTGTGACACTGCGCGCCCCCTCGTGAGTCATATCCGCAAAGAGGCTCACCACCCCCATCAGGATGACAAACTTCATGGCAGCCCCACTGTTTTTGCCTCTTTCGCGACTCGCGTCTCTGTTCATATTTGATTTCCTCCTCTTCCTGTCTAGGACCAAGAAATTATCTCAAAATTCGCTCACACCGCCACCCTGGCGGGCCAGAGTCCAACCCTCTCGGGAATGTCTGGATTCCGGTTTTCACAGGAATGACGATCAAGGGTATTCGGACCGTTTTGAGATAATTTTTAAAAATAAACACCTTAGGCGGGACATACATCCGGCTTCAACCTGGGGACGACGAAAAACATGCCCAAGGCAGCCAAAATGCCTACCACGCCGCCGAAGTAGAAAGGCGCCCCGGGGCCGATCATTCTCCACAGGAACCCGCCAATCAAGGACGCAGGGAGCAACCCGATCCCCACCAGGGTCGCATGAACCCCCAGCATCGTGGCCCGGCTCTCACCGGGGCAGAGCTCTGCGACCAGCGCTTTTTCAATTCCCTCCGTCAGTCCGCTGTAAAGTCCGTAGACACCGAACAGGACCCACACGTGAAGCCTTTGAGAGGCAAAGGCAAAGCCAAGGTATACAAGACCGTAGAAAAGATACCCGAAAACGAGGAGCGTTCGCCTGCCGATATGGTCCGAAAGCCGCCCGGCGGGATAGGCGCTCACGGCGTAAACGAAATTGCATATCAGATAGGCTAGAATGACGTTAGCCGCATCGAAGCCGAGGTTGTTGGCCCGAAGGAGCAGGAACTGGTTGGAGGAGTTGCCGAGGGTGAAGAGGAAGGCTACGAGAAAAAATGCCTTGAGGCGCGGGTTGAGTTTTCGCCACCCTGCCAGCGGATGTATTTTGGCTGCCGCCTTCCGGGGCTTTTTCTCCTTGACGAAGAAGAGCAGAAGAACCCCAAGGATGCCGGGAAGCAAGGAGAAGAGAAAAATCCTTGTATATTGGCCCTTGGTTGCTGTGAAAAGATAGTAGGCGATGGCGATGCCGAAAACGGCCCCCAAGGTATCCAGTGCTCTATGCAAACCGAAAGAGTGTCCCAGTCGGCCCTCTTGAGATGCGTCGGCAATGAGGGCATCCCGCGGGGCAGTTCTCACCCCTTTGCCGAATCGGTCCACGACCCGGCCCGCAAGCACCCATCCCCACGAAGTGGAGAGATAGAGAAAGAGTTTGCCCACGGCAGCCGAGCCATATCCTACAATCGCCAGGGGCTTTCGTCTCTGGATCCTGTCGGAAATATAGCCCGAATAGGTCTTGAGCAGGCTGGCAAGACTTTCCGCAATGCCTTCAATGACACCTACGATAGCTGGAGTTGCGCCCAGAGAGGTCATCAGGTAAAGGGATAAGAGCGGATAGACCATCTCGCTGCTGACATCGGTAAGAAGGCTCACAAATCCCAAAAGAAGAACCGTATTCATTTGCTCTATTTCCTTTCATGGCAGAATGAAATCCGAAGAGGATGCTGAAAATAATCCGCAAAGCAGTATTGCAGCGATCATGCAATCATTTTTCATCAAGTATTCTCCTTTTCAATATGAGCGGCAAGGCTTTAAAACTGTTGATAAAATATTACATAATGTGTAAAGGATTTGTCAAATAAAATGTAATATATGATACAATTTATTCTAAAAATATTTTTTAAGAATTTAATGTATGTTAAATCATTTGTGGGGGAACGTATCACCCAAGCCGCCCGGCTGATTGTGAGATCGGTCTCATGGTTGTGTAAAGGCCAACAGCGCCATTGGAAGCCATGAATATTCATGATGAGTCTTCATGCGACATTGTCACATCAACCACGGAGACACGGAGGGCACGGAGAAAGACCTTCCCAATGAAATTTCTGTGTTCTCCGTGTCTCCGTGGTTAGATGAAATCTGACAGCGTCGAGTTAAGCACCTGAGCACATATTTTTTGACATTTTCATACCGTCATACCGGCGTAAGCCGGTATCCAGAGAATTTGCCGTGGGGCTGGATTCCGGCTAAAAGCATGCCGGAATGACATAATCAATAAGGATCGGGCATGTTAAATAACTTCCGATCAGGTGCTTAAGTGGATCAATTGTCTTGGGGCATTGAAAAGTGAGGTGAAATAACATGGCTCTCGCGGATGTGGATTCCGATTTTGCCAAATTCAAACAATACTTACAAGTTAAGCAGTCCATCGCCTATGAAATACGCAATCTTTCGGATTTCTTGAAAAAGCATGTTGGAGAACGGAAGTCCGAAGAATGCCGGCAATTGATGGTCAAACTGGCGGAAGACCGGTTTACACTGGCGGTCGTGGGCCAGTTCAAACGTGGCAAAAGCTCTCTTATGAATGCCATCATCGGGCGGGACCTCCTGCCCACGGGAGTGCTGCCGCTCACCTCTGCAATCACGGTTCTCAAGTACGGCCCCCGAGAGCGGCTCATGATTCTGAAGGAAGGGGCCTTGTACCCGGAAGAAGCGCCGATTTCAAGTCTTGTCGAATATGTGACGGAAAAGGGAAATCCGGGAAACGTGAAGAAAGTGGAGCGTGCCGTTCTGGAATTGCCCGTGCAGTTTCTTCGAAGAGGCCTCGAATTTGTCGACACTCCCGGCATTGGGTCCGCCATTGAAGCCAATACGGCCACCACCTACGGCTTCCTGCCCCGTAGCGATGCGGTAATCTTCGTGACGAGCGTGGATACACCTCTCACACGGGCGGAAACCGATTTCCTTCAAAGTATTCGAGAATACGTGCGCAAGGTTTTCTTTGTCGTGAACAAGATCGATCTTGCCGGCGGCAAGGAGCGCCTGGAAATTCTGAACTTTATCTCGGAAAGGCTGGAGCGGCAAACAGGAGCCGAAGAAGTCCAAATTTTCCCTGTTTCTTCAGCCATGGCCCTGGAATCGAAGCTTGCCGGGAAAGAAGAGGGATACGAAAAGAGCGGCGTGAAAGCCCTGCAGGAGGCTTTGGCCAAGTTTCTGTCTAGCGAGAAGAGCCATGGGCTCCTGGTTTCCGTGCTGGACAAGGTGCTTCGCGTGGCAACGGAGGCGCATCACGAATTGAGTCTGCTCAAACTGGCCGGCGAAACCTCTCGAGAAGAAGTCCAGAAGAAGATGGCGGCCTTGAAGGAACGGTTCCAAGTCCTGCGAAAAGCGCGCGCAAAATCCCAGCAGGAGGTTCGGGAGCGCATCCTTCCTTGGGCAAGGGAGAAGATTTCTCCAGAAATTGCTGCGTTTCGGGCTGACGAAGCCGATGTTCTTTTGGGAGAACTCAACGAAGCACTCTCCCAGTCCAACTGGGAGCTTTCCATCCTTGCGGCTCAGGACGTTGCACGACAGATGCTGCCGCGTTTCAAGCAGGATCTGGAGAAATGGACGAAAGAGAAAGCCGAAAGCCTTGATCCCGCATTCCTGCAGGCACTGCAAATGGAATGGGTAAAGATTGAGCGGGAACTGCAGGAGATTCCCGCTGCCGCAGTGGAGGTTCTCGGTGGCCTCGGCGAGGAGGCTGCTTCCGAAACGAGTATTGAGCTTCCCACCCATTGGGTGCTGCAACGCCCAAGCTTTGGGAATGTCGATTGGAACCCTAAACTTCCCATACTTGCGGCCTGTCTGCCCCTCTTTGTGGTCAGACCGCTAGTCAGGGGCCGTCTTGTCGCGGAGCTCGAAGGCCTTATCGGATTTTACGCCGAGCGCATTGAAGATGCTTTTCTGAAAGGAGTCGATGATGCGTTGAACCGTCTGGGCTTTGAGATCGAGAAACGAGCCGGTGAAATCGAATCGCGTATTGTGCAGGCCGTCGAGGGTAAAAGGGTCACAAAGAGCATCGATGGACACTGGCAGATCGTGGAGCTTGACAGGGAGGAGCTTTCTCGTGAGCTCGATACTCTTGAGGCCATCGAAAAGAAGCTCGGTCGGATCCGAACCGCAATGCTCGAAGGAGAACCTTCCCTCTCAGGGGGGCCTTCTGCTGAGCCAATTTTTCCAGCATTCGAGCCCTCTCCCCCCTCGGTTCCGGAGCAAGAATTATTGTCCGGGGCGGCACTCAACAAGGCAACCGGTTCTGAAGTAGAGAAGGACTTGTTACCCGACCTAGCCACACGGGGCTGCCCGGTATGCAACCGAATGATCGATGCCGCCTACCGTTTCTATGCCGGTCGGCAATACGAACTGGCGACTCAGGAACAGGCGCAGCGTGCACACGCAGCTTCGCTTGGGTTTTGTCCCCTCCACACGTGGCAGCTGGAGGCGATGTCCTCCCCTCACGGTCTTTCGCAGGGGTTTCCGAGGCTTATGGAGAGGTTGTCGGCCGATCTTTCTCGCCTGGCGCTATCGGAAAACTCGAATCCGGGTGAATCCGTCCTGACGCTTATTCCAAGCGCGAAAGACTGCGAAGTGTGCCGACTGGTCCAAGACGCGGAGAAAATTTATCTGAACAGTTTTGCCGGCTTTATTCAAACCCCGGAAGGGCACAAGGCGTACATGAACTCCCAGGGAGTGTGCCTGCACCATCTGGGCCTGCTGATTTCCATTGTCCCATCCAAAGAGAAAGTCCGGTTCCTGCTCGAGCACGCCGCTCGCCTCTTCGCCCAGATATCCGAGGATATGCAAAATTATGCATTGAAGAGGGATGCTCTGCGCAGAGATATCCAGAACCTGGATGAGGAAGACGCCTATCTCCGTGGCCTCATCCACAGTGTCGGGGCGAAGAAGGTCTGCTTTCCATGGGAGATGGATGCCGAAGTGTAGAAGGGCCCGGTGACAATGGCAATCGGCTCCACGATATGGTTTGTCGGGTCGGAAGCTTGGAGCGCCGTGATGGTCCGTCTTGCCCGCGGGACCTGATCACTTCATGCTGTTTCGAACCGGCGCTGTATTCTCAACAGGGCTCGCAATCGTTCATCCCTTGCGCGCAAGTCTTCAGGCTGCTTGTTTCGTTGTGCAACTTCACCGGCAATTTCTCCTGCCGATTCATCCTTCAACGCAGTCAGTATATCCTCGATATCTTCCTGCAGGTGCCACGGCGCCAGAGCTACGAGTCCGATGAGCCTGTGCGAGATAGCCCTCCGATCTTCTCTCGATGCAATGCTCATCCCCAGTTTTGAAGCACCCACCACGAGCTCTTCGTCCGGCTCATCGAGCAGCCTCCGGAGGGTCTGCCAATGTTGAGGGGCTATTCCGATCCCGTTCAAAAGTCTTATCGCACTGCGGCGCCGCTCCAAGCTGGACGGGCTTTCCACAAAGGGGCCCGGTCGGAGAGTCACGGCAGAAAGCACCAGCGTGTCGCAAGAGGCTTTGCCTAACTTTTGAAAAGCCTTTTCCGCGGCAGCTCGGTAGAAGTCATCTTCAAGAGCACGCTCGAAGTAGGGAATGGTCTCGGGGCGTCCGTATTGCGCAAGGGTTTCGATGAGACCATTCAGCATGCGCCGTTCCGAAAGCTTCAACAGGGAGACGAACATCTCCTCCCCGATCATTCAACCGGTTCACCTCAGCGGCCTGCCGTTTCTTCACTGCCGACAAATATCATTTTATACTACTTAAGTTGTCTACGATCTCGCTCATTCTGCTGAGTTCTTCATCAAGTTTCCCGCTTTTCATGGCTGGATCTTCCTCCCGTTTGTAGTGCGTGAAAAGCCCTTCACAGACATTGGAGGAGAAAGACTCCGCAGGCACAAACATATCGCATTGCATCATCAATTGTGCCAAACCTATACTGCGCAAAAAAATCGATTTGCCGCCCTGGTCGATCACGTTTGCGACCGGGCAAAGCCTCCCTTTTGCAACGTAGCGGGGTGGATCGAGCAGGTTAAAATTTTTATCTTCAGATATTTCAAGAAAATCTTCAAATCTTCATTTCACCACCAGAACCGGTTTTTCACTGTATTCGACAACCCGTTGAGACACGTTTCCCCAGAGAATTCCTTGCATGAGGCTCTTCCCATAGGAACCCATGACGATCATGGAAACGTTTTCCTCCGTGGCGACACGCATGATTTCCCGGTAGGGTTTTCCGCAAAGCAGGCTTGCTTTCACTCTGAAGCCTTCGGCCTCGAGCTCTCGAGTCAGGCGATCCAAATTGTCCTGGCTATTTCTTGTCGCCACTGCCAACGCCTCAACTTTCATCTCATAGGGGACATCGACAAAATTAGCGAATTCCTCCAGGACGTGGACAACGACCAATTCCGAAGTTCCCGCGCCACGGAGCATGGGAAGGTACATCTTTGCCCGCTCCGCATTGGGCGACCAGTCCGTCGTATAGAGAATCTTTCGGAACATGTCGGTACAGAAGCGCTCCTGTACCTCATCTCCCGCCATTCTCAGGGTATGGTATCTGGCGACCAAAATCGGAGCCTTTGCTTTGCGGATCACTCGGTCGGTCGTCGAGCCGACAAAGATCTCCCCTAGAACATCCCTCTTCTGTCGTCCCGCCACGATGAGCGACACATCATTCTCTGTGGCAGTCCTGAGGATCTCTGAAACGACGCGACCTGTGGCGAGCTCCGTTTTCACCTTGATCCCTTCGGAGCAAAGATAATCGGCATAAGCGGAGAGACGCCTGGATGCGGCTTCCCGCATCAGGTCAATGCTGCTCGTGATGGCTTTCCGGATGGTATCCACGGCGATGGGAATGCCCCCGTCCACTTCGGTATAAAGGTTTCCCGGATCGATGACGTGCAACAGAATGACCTCCTCCAGTCCGGCTCTCCTCAGGCAAGTGATGTTCTGGAGAATCGGCAAAGAGAATTCTTCAAATTTGGTTGGATAGAGTATTTTTTTAAACATCGTATACCCCCTTTTCAACGAACTCTGTTCAACTCAGTGAAGCTTGAGGGCAAAGGAAAAGATGTGGTAGAGCACGAAAGAATCAATAAAACGTGTTTCTGAAATTGCTTGAAGAATTCTTGGACGAGCAGCTCGGACGCCCCTGACCTACGGCGGGCCGGTGTTGGAAGTGAGGATCGACGATGCGAAAAGAGAATAAGGAGAAGGCATATTGCCTTGAGCCGAGGGGATGGCAGTGCTGAAATCTCCCCTTCCACTGCAACCGGATTGGCTCTGAGTTCCAAGATCGACTGTCTTGTGCGGCGAAAAATTTTTTCGCACTTCAATGAAAGATTCGATGTGACTCGGGAGAACCTTCGAGTTCATATCAAAAGATGCCGCCCTTCGAAGGCGCCACGCCCATGGAGGGTAGATAGGCGCCTTGGATGCCTGACCGAGAAGGCCTGGTAAATTTCCATCGCTCCGGAAGTGTTGTCGAATTTTTGTGTCGAGCGGCCCTGACCTCCGGCTGGGAAAAAGAGGGTAGTGCCGGGAGGACGGATGTTCGGCGCAGCTCGTCAGAAATACCTTCTCAGAAATACCTACGGAGAAAAGTGGCAAGCTTTTCCGGACGTTGGATGATGATCTCGTTTTTGAGGAGTTTCTGGAAATAGTAGTCGTCGGTCCTGTGGTGCGGCATGGCGTTTTGCCGGTTCACCAATCTCAAAAAGCAGCGGAATTCAGGAGACGAACGATCTACGGGACCGCTGAAACAGGAGAAGTTGTAGGTGGAAAACTTCATGTCGTGATAGCCGCGCAGCACCCCTGCTATCCCTTCCGCCATCTGCCGAATCTCCGCGGTGCCCCATTCCAGAAAGTGAGAGGTCTCCGTCCAGACCGCATCGGTTTCGTTGGCGCCGACGGGCGCATAGGCGGTGAACCATGTACTGTCGCTCATCCGGGTGATCATTCGTTCTCCCCGCTCTATTTCCTCTTTCGCTAAATCCGTCCAGTAGCATGAGCCGTTGGCCTCGTAATAAGCAAGGCTTTTTTCCAGCAGCAGTTGGTGGTGCGTTCCCGGAAAGGGTGACCCGAGCAGCTGCAGGTGGGGATGCATGACGCTGGCACCCGCAGGGAGAAGGAAATTGGCGTTGATCGTAAAATAGCGGACCGACGGGTTATAGCGGTGGCATTCTCTGAAGTATTCTACAGAGATGGCAAAAGCGTCTTCGAGAAGATCCGCGGAAATTTCGTTGGGCAGGCGAAAGTGGCGATCACCCAGTATGACGACGGCATGGAATGCCGCCAGTGGAAAGAGATTGGGGAAAAGGACCGCTTCTCCTCGTTGCAATCTGCCCCCGGGAAGGATATCGGTGCTGTAGGTTGGAGTTGCCGTACGCCAGCGGCCGTCGCACATGAAACATTGCCCTTGAGTCGCCTCCGCCCGCTCTTCCAGGTAGGCATAGTCCGTATCGGGAAAAAGAATCGATATCTTCCCTTCCAGCGCCGGATTGAAAGTGCTCTGATGGCCGGTCAGGGGGTCAATGCGTACCTCTATCTCCTGCGTGTCGAGCTGGCCGTTTTTCAAGGGGTTGTGGAAAATCGCGGTCTGTCGCCATGATTCGAAGCTGATCTTTGCCATGAAATGCCTCCTTTATGTGATTTTATGTCATTGAGGAGCAAACATCATGGATGTATGCAATCGTCCTGTGGAACCGACATTCACATGAACCACTACATAGCAAATGCGGCGAACCTGTCAAAAGGAATATTGGAACGCAGGATTCCCGCAGCAAAATGTCGCATACCATTCACAACGGCTTTCCTCCGGTACATGCCTCACGAAACCGGCTCTTCGGATAGAAAAGATCTTGCCTGTTTTCAGGAGAAGCGTTTTTGAAAGTCACCTCCCAAACAGGAACATTCTTGCATTTGGATGTCAAAGGTGGCATTTATGACTCATATTGCTTTCGATGAGAGTGATGGAGTCCACTCGAACCGCCGTATGAGGCTGATGACCCCTACTGTGGCGAGCTCGCCGGGTGGGAGATTCATCTGAGCACAATGATCGATTGGAAAAGCTCCTGCCGGGACGAACTTGAAGGGGCTTTTTTATAACTCAATTCCTATCCTGTCCAAAATGAATGAAGGAGGAAGCCGCATGAACCGCAAAATCGTATCCATCCGTGCATTGGAAATCCTGGATTCTCGTGGCAATCCTACGGTCCGCGTCCGTGTGACCCTGGATAATGGTGTAGTCGGCGTGGCCTCCGTCCCGTCAGGGGCTTCTACCGGTGAAAACGAAGCCGTGGAGTTGCGCGATGGGGACCGGAAAAGGTACGGCGGGAAAGGAGTGTTGAAAGCCATATCAAACGTCAACGAGGTGATCGCTCCGCATCTTCTCGGTATGGACCCCCTGCGTCAATCGGAAATCGACCGCATGATGATCGAACTGGACGGCTCCCCCAACAAGGCGAAACTCGGTGCCAACGCCATCCTGGGAATTTCCATGGCTGTGGCGCGGGCGGCGGCTGTTTCATCGGGGCTTCCGCTTTACCTGTATCTGGGAGGTCCTGGAGCGATTCGTCTTCCCATGCCCATGATGAATATCCTCAATGGAGGCAAACATGCGGACAACAGTGTCGATTTTCAGGAATTCATGGTGATGCCCGTCGGCGCCCCGACTTTTGCTGAAGCCCTGCGCTACTGTGCCGAAACTTTTCACGCCCTGAAGAGCATCCTCGGGAAAAAAGGATACGGCACGAGCGTCGGCGACGAAGGCGGCTTCGCTCCCAATCTCAAGAGCAACGAAGAGGCCTGTGAAGTCATCTTGGAGGCGATGGAAGCCGCAGGTTATCTGCCAGGTAAAGACTTGGCCATAGCCCTCGATCCGGCGGCAAGTTCCTTCTTCGAGGATGGAAACTATCATTTGAGCAAATCCGGCCAGGGGAGGAAGACCAGTTCTCAGATGACAGAGCTCTACCAATCCTGGGTGGACAAATATCCCATTCTTTCCCTGGAGGATGGCCTGGCCGAAAACGACTGGGAAGGCTTCCGCGAACAGACCGCCATTTTGGGCGATAAAATCCAGATCGTCGGAGACGACATCTTCGTTACCAATACCCAGTTCATCCAGCGCGGCATTCGGGAAAAGACGAGCAATGCCGTGCTCATCAAGCTCAACCAGATCGGTACCGTAACGGAAACCATCGAAGCGATCCAACTCTGCCGCAAGGCCGGGTGGGGTTTTGTGATCTCCCACCGTTCGGGTGAGACCGAAGACCCCTTCATTGCCGACTTTGCCGTGGCCATGGGCGGCGGGCAGCTCAAGACGGGCTCGGTTTGCCGGAGTGAACGGATCGCCAAGTACAATCGCCTCCTCGAGATTGAAGATGAGCTGGGAAAGAGCGCGGTGTTCGGGAATCCTTTGGGCGGTTGAGGGGGGGGACAGTGCTTGTGGGCGGTCTTTGAACTCTTTGGAGGTGCTTTCATCCAGCCCGCTTCGGAAAAATCGACGAATTGAATTCACCCCGCCCTTTGGAGACATCGCATATGGAGAAAAAACACGTCTTCGAGCTCAGCTCCAAGTACAAGCGTACCATAGGGACGACTCTCACTCATCTGGATCGGGTGGTTTGCGAATTCGAAGAGTGGGCAAAAGGACGGCAGAGGCGTTCGGTTCTTTATTTCGAAAGCAACGACCTCAGCAGCTCCCAGTGCGAGGCGTTGCTTGCCCAAGTGGTTGAAATTCGGGAATTGCTCAGTGAACTCAAAAGCGCCTTCGGTCTCCAAGAGCATGTAGAGAGTGTCACCCAGTCCATCTGGAGCCATTGCTCGAGCTTATGGGCCACGCTATCGGAAATCGACAGCAAACATCTAAAGGGGTACGGGGACGCCGTCCCCGGCTTTGCCGAGTACTGGGCCCCCAGGGGGGCTGAAATCGAAGCCCATCTCGATCTGGTTCTGAACATCTTGCGAAAAAGATGACTCGCCGGCATCACTTTATTGCACTGAGCAATTTTAGCTTGACTTTTCGACCCTTCCCGATGAAACATTTTGATAACGGGAGGAAATTTCTCTCATATGTTCAGCCATAAGGCAATGAAGTCTGCCGGAACTGCCCGGCCATTCGGGCTAATGACTTCTACCCTTGGAGTAGAAGTTTTTTATTTTCTGCTCTGCCGATCTCATCGCGCAAAAGCGTCTGTGCTCCTGTGCTCTGTTCCATCCTTCCACTCGCTCTCCCTTGCATCCTCAAGGATCGGCTTGTTTGCTCAACGATCAGGAAAATTCGAACAGCTTATACTGTAAACGGCTATAAACCGGGCTTTCCGTCGTTTCGACCGAAGGGAAAAATCTTAAGGTCTCTCACATTCGTTCGGGATGACAAAAGCCCGGTTCAAACCCTGCGCAGTATCTATTTTCAATGTGCT
This region of Desulforhabdus amnigena genomic DNA includes:
- a CDS encoding Chromate resistance protein ChrB gives rise to the protein MKPKWLFFSYTLPTRPSKPRVHVWRQLRKLGAVNCQAFWVLPFSKERVEELKKLTVEVEGFGGQGLLIDGKVLEGKQEEQILRSFVDARNEEYLELIDKCEDYFKEIEHETERKNFIFAEVEENEEELTKLQQWFKKIEKRDLMGAPLRKTAIEKLKACEKVYEEFAGTVYEHQKRR
- a CDS encoding MFS transporter — encoded protein: MNRDASRERGKNSGAAMKFVILMGVVSLFADMTHEGARSVTGPFMALLGATGTIVGIVAGFGELAGYVLRLPAGYISDRTRGYWTITILGYVINMLAVPLLALAGRWEIAALFIVAERIGKGIRNPVRDAMLSHATQEVGRGWGFGLHEAMDQIGAMIGPLIVAAVLYFKGTYQTGFAILLIPAILTLGVLLTARVLYPQPRDLESTAPEFETKGLPRLYWFYLAAMALNAAGYADFPLIAYHFQKTSTVSADWVPVFYAVAMGVDAVAALIFGRMFDRKGLSILIISVLISSFFAPLVFLGGFSVSLAGMVLWGVGMGAQESIMRAAIAGMVSIDKRGTAYGFFNTGYGVFWFVGSALMGFFYDFSVPSLIAFSVLTQLVSVPLLFFIKRKQRTF
- a CDS encoding MFS transporter, which codes for MNTVLLLGFVSLLTDVSSEMVYPLLSLYLMTSLGATPAIVGVIEGIAESLASLLKTYSGYISDRIQRRKPLAIVGYGSAAVGKLFLYLSTSWGWVLAGRVVDRFGKGVRTAPRDALIADASQEGRLGHSFGLHRALDTLGAVFGIAIAYYLFTATKGQYTRIFLFSLLPGILGVLLLFFVKEKKPRKAAAKIHPLAGWRKLNPRLKAFFLVAFLFTLGNSSNQFLLLRANNLGFDAANVILAYLICNFVYAVSAYPAGRLSDHIGRRTLLVFGYLFYGLVYLGFAFASQRLHVWVLFGVYGLYSGLTEGIEKALVAELCPGESRATMLGVHATLVGIGLLPASLIGGFLWRMIGPGAPFYFGGVVGILAALGMFFVVPRLKPDVCPA
- a CDS encoding DUF6062 family protein, producing the protein MALADVDSDFAKFKQYLQVKQSIAYEIRNLSDFLKKHVGERKSEECRQLMVKLAEDRFTLAVVGQFKRGKSSLMNAIIGRDLLPTGVLPLTSAITVLKYGPRERLMILKEGALYPEEAPISSLVEYVTEKGNPGNVKKVERAVLELPVQFLRRGLEFVDTPGIGSAIEANTATTYGFLPRSDAVIFVTSVDTPLTRAETDFLQSIREYVRKVFFVVNKIDLAGGKERLEILNFISERLERQTGAEEVQIFPVSSAMALESKLAGKEEGYEKSGVKALQEALAKFLSSEKSHGLLVSVLDKVLRVATEAHHELSLLKLAGETSREEVQKKMAALKERFQVLRKARAKSQQEVRERILPWAREKISPEIAAFRADEADVLLGELNEALSQSNWELSILAAQDVARQMLPRFKQDLEKWTKEKAESLDPAFLQALQMEWVKIERELQEIPAAAVEVLGGLGEEAASETSIELPTHWVLQRPSFGNVDWNPKLPILAACLPLFVVRPLVRGRLVAELEGLIGFYAERIEDAFLKGVDDALNRLGFEIEKRAGEIESRIVQAVEGKRVTKSIDGHWQIVELDREELSRELDTLEAIEKKLGRIRTAMLEGEPSLSGGPSAEPIFPAFEPSPPSVPEQELLSGAALNKATGSEVEKDLLPDLATRGCPVCNRMIDAAYRFYAGRQYELATQEQAQRAHAASLGFCPLHTWQLEAMSSPHGLSQGFPRLMERLSADLSRLALSENSNPGESVLTLIPSAKDCEVCRLVQDAEKIYLNSFAGFIQTPEGHKAYMNSQGVCLHHLGLLISIVPSKEKVRFLLEHAARLFAQISEDMQNYALKRDALRRDIQNLDEEDAYLRGLIHSVGAKKVCFPWEMDAEV
- a CDS encoding universal stress protein → MFKKILYPTKFEEFSLPILQNITCLRRAGLEEVILLHVIDPGNLYTEVDGGIPIAVDTIRKAITSSIDLMREAASRRLSAYADYLCSEGIKVKTELATGRVVSEILRTATENDVSLIVAGRQKRDVLGEIFVGSTTDRVIRKAKAPILVARYHTLRMAGDEVQERFCTDMFRKILYTTDWSPNAERAKMYLPMLRGAGTSELVVVHVLEEFANFVDVPYEMKVEALAVATRNSQDNLDRLTRELEAEGFRVKASLLCGKPYREIMRVATEENVSMIVMGSYGKSLMQGILWGNVSQRVVEYSEKPVLVVK